AAACTTAGATTGCGGCAAGATGCATAATTCACACATTCTTATACTTAAAACCATCAAAATTAACAAGATTTTTGTTGATGAAATTGCTTATGATCACATATTatctcttatttattttcagaatgtctGTAAAAGGATTTAACTTCATAGTGAACAGTTTTTGGCCCGAAGTTGAAGAGAGGATTGAGTTGCATCTAAGTTTAATATTTGCTCCGGGCAATCCTGAGTTGTTTCATAGGGTAAGTAGCAGTATTAGAAAAACTCAGCACACTAGCGTAGATTGGGTGTATCTCTATAACTTGCTTCgttattgtgaaaattttagagGGGTGAAAATGTACATATTAGAGTTTAGGTTAATTTATTGTATGCTAATAATCCAGGACAGAAAGTAAATTTATGGTATGTCTTGGACTCTGTTTGAAGTATGTTTAAAATAGTCGAATTATTTCAGAGATATTTGGAAACAGTAGAATTTCTAACAAAACTCGAAGAAGCTTGCTGCACTCCTGAGACATTGTCAGAATTAAAAGGCCATTCCCTGTATCATAGGTTTTTGGGAAAATGGAATTTGCcagtatattttcaaatcagatTTCAAGAATTAGCTGGTAATGTTGAGGCTGTACTATATGAGGATATTTCTCCCTCAATGCTCAAAGAAAATGTATCTGCGATTACATCAAATGAATTCACTCTGCATCCAACTAATGTTGTCTGGGAATCCCTTATGAAAACGTGGGCAGATGGTATATATCTCCCAAAACTATTACAGCGGTAAGTTTAATGTTGGTCAACTTatagttactttttttaaacaaacatCCAGCAATTGTGGGTTCCAATAATTGTAAATTCTTGTACATCAAGTTAACGAAGAACGAAATTTAAACTGTTAAATCGTATATCGTAATGAAACTAATCATAacgaatttgaattgaatataaatatccGTGACCAATCTCATTATTGCCATCTTGATCAGTCATACTTATGTTTTCACAGTTTTTGGAAATTGAGccttcaaattatttcacggTATCAAACATGGTGTAAAGTAGCAGTGACACAAGTGAGTATAGTATACAGTTTTATTCTAATAGGATGTCACTATTGATTACTATCGTAGCCACATTAGATTGTATAAATTccattctaaaaaaaaaatgatgacgcATGTTCAATCAGAAATTATGCGACTACTCGGATTTTCTAAAATAACTGAACAATCAAAATACTTAATAAAGTGGTTATAATAATCTATTCATCATTTCATGGTAATTGTAGAGTTGGCCGGATGCTGCAAAGTCTACTGCCAGTAACATTATTGAAACAGCACATCCGCCTAGACTACAGTTTCtggtttttttatacactgacgtagaaaaactgatgaaaaatattccttcGTTGTTAGAGGTAGTGTGcagtaaaatttcaagtgcGAACTCTCCTCTTAAAACGTTACTTGAAGGTAAGACGGTGCTGTTTATTACTAAATTATTACATACCTTTATGGTATTTTTGAAAGTACTATCTTTAGATGGTGGCACAGACATATGGTTATATATTTAAAGTTAGTAATATATCAATACCAACGTTATAGATTGCTCAGCagaatctgagaaaaatttacaatctaCGCTACCACTTATCACCGATGAAATAGTGAAAGAACTGATGTCTCAAAGTGCGATTCATTTGAAACAAGTTAACGATATTCCCAGATTATTTCGTCGCACAAATAGAGAAGTGCCGACTAAACCTTGCACATATGTGAGCCATGTGATTGAACCCCTAGCCAATTTTTACATGGAGTATAATTCAGCTATACCAAGTCTTGTTACGAAATTACTGGAGTCCACCGTTTCTTTGGTGTCAGAACAGTGAGTTACATTTTATGGGTGTAGAAAAcgattttgtcttttttagACCTACGCCGTATGGTACTAGTAAATGATTTTTGTCAGGTACCTCCTGTCAGTTACTGATGTTTTAACATCTGTACAAAAAACCGAAGAGAGTCTGCGAAGGTTGAAGAAAATCAGAGACAAATCAACAGGAATGTCATCGTCAGAGGGCAAAGGCATTggtgatgatgaaaaaatccgGATTCAATTAGAAATTGATGTACAGAGTTTTTATCAAATGGTAAGACGAGTTAGGTATTCGTCAGAATAATTAGCTTCTGTGTGAGTTTcagattaaatttaaaaactgagATATTTCGTTCAAATCATATATTGACTTCTTTTCCCCTGattgaactgaaaatttacCACTTCAGCATTATTTCTCTTTAACGTTATCTCTATATGAGGGAATCTATCTTatatcatgtatgtatgtttcCGTCTTTTTTTCAGATAGGGAATCTAGGAATAATTGGAACCAATGTTTCCAATCTGAAGCAATTATTGCAAGTGGTTCAAGAGGCTTTAAAAAGTAGAAATGAGGCAAGATAAGGTACACCTGACTGATCATGGTGGAATGCCAACTTGTTGCTAcaagtgataataaaattattcaattccgTATTCAGATCCTTTTTGTGCCGGTTTCTGTCTATAATTCTGCTTTTCATTGATATTTAATGAAATGCAAAATACTCTTACTCAGATCAACCTGTAACTAATTTTTGGCGTCATACTAACATGCTTCACAATAACTTGTGTCAATGTTGCATACTTTGCGAGTAGTTCGGTATAGTCACATATTTTAACCTATCCGATGGATTATTTatcgatataattatatatcacTGTACAGTGTTTTCATACATTTATTACACGATTATTTGATTATTAAGCCAGTTCAATATTTTACAGTgtcatgaaaattgaattcatcatttaaaatataagaaaGAATATACACTTTGGATAAATACTGCACGGATTGTATCCTGTCATTTGTataattcgaaagaaaaattagaaaacaaatgTGTACATAAAGGTAACAGatatcaatataatatatctactATCTACTTACGATTAGAAATGAAGAATATTCTACTACCTGATGGTTAATAGTAATATCAAGTAACTgtactttttctttcaagtctAAGTATGTCGTAATTACCTGTCACAATATACTGGTACAGGAGAAAAACATTGATACTTTCAACAAATGAAATACCTTCCCCTACCAATTgtgaataacaatattttcaaaggatGATATAAGTTATTTGATGATTGATTCACTCGATCATACTGCAAAACCTGGGACTAGATATCCgttgtttaattttgataTCTGTTACTCTTATAGTCtaagaatgaattttataaatatgtcAATTATTTCGGATCAGAGTGAACCAACACTTTCAATGTATAAAGTAtgcacgtataatatattttcattttcagaaaaatgaaatgataaaGTTTCGAATCGTTCGACTTCAAAATGTTATACATGCCAGGATAATATTCTGCAGGCAcataaaaattggaattatAAGACATATGTATTTAAAGTGATTTTGCTCCATTAGAAACTAAAatatagtttatttttatgcgAATGAAGTATATCACATATTTTGATTTCCaattgtgtataaataataatgccattaaaatgatgaaatctgaattttcggcaaagTCAAACatgaattttcagttttttattttatagaaacagaaacaaataaataagaaatctgCAATTTTAAGTGTACAATTATAAGTATCATATTGGGTTAAAATAGGAAATAATTGGTTAAATGTAATatacaaaatacaatattGACCTATCCGTATACACAACATTGAAATAATCTCGAAATTGAGAATAACCTACCAATACTATACAACATTATTAATGTCTTTGCATGGTTAATTCGGCAACTAAATTGTATATCTTCaatgaaaatggtaaaatattacattattattaatttaacattattatagccaatatatgtatatttattatatatatgaatgtaGTCAATGCATTATGTTACTGATTATGAGTCACTTAAGGTGAAAAACAGTACATAGCAATAATATTAGTTTCaacaattcaaaattaaatttaaagtttttaTAACGTTTCAAAAGATCTGAGTTTCAGCTACTTCAGAAATGCGTAAAACAATTTTGTGGTAGATAACATATCCACTTATGTTAGCACTGATTGTAAATTGTCACAAAGTAACGAACGGGAATTGGAAGAATGAGAAACAACACTTTCTCCTGGAAGTTAGAACTTTAATTCAAATGAAACATATACACATTATTATTCTGAATTGTAATCCAGGTAGCCTTTCTAAACGTTATAAACAACCTAATGAGGCTTTATCGCTATTTCGGCCTCTGAGCTATACCTTCAGTAGTGATCGTGCCATGCCATGTACTTTtaggaacaaaaaattcatcgttgCATGTTCACTAGCAAAAAATGCATAACTGTCGGatagtagaaaaatttaataacatccgtacgatatatatataaatatatatatgtatatatgtatatatacatcacaCCGTAAgcgtgaaaaaagaatattggTGTACTAGCGATTACAAACTGATACCAAACGAATGTATTTACTACCATTCTTGAATAATACGTTTAAATTCTATACAATGATACTTCACACATTTCTAAGAACGAAAAACAATTTCGTGAGTACTTTAATAAAACAGTATTCGTTTACCCCTTTCAAGACGCTAGGGTCTGAAGATATTCTATAAGCCTGGCTATGAGAGGAAGATGTGCACAATCTGAGTGGGAAGATAATAATGGCATATTATTATGTGTAAAAGAGTGAAGAGATCAGCGCAGGTCTGGGTTGTCGTTGACCTGTTTCTTAATACGCAATAAGATCGTTGTGTACCAGGAATCCAACCGTGATATGGAATCATACTCCTTAACTGCTTCTGTGTAACCTTCCAAATTTTGTTCTTCTAGGTGTTCGATTAGCGTCTATGTGAACAACAAAGAAGTAGGTAAAGATTTTAGGGCAAAAAGATATATGTAAACTTACTGACATTTATCCAAATAAGGTTCGaactttatttcatttaacGTTGATGATAAATTACTAATTTACCTTGATAAGTTTGTACTCTCTAGAATCCTGAAAGGCAGGGTATTGTTCTTGGTAACGTTCGATTGCATGTTGAGCATTCAAAACATCGACGCAGAGATGGCATAATGCAGCACGAAAAAAGTACTCCTTTGCACTATATTTCAACAGCGAGCTTTCAAGGGACGAAGAGGCGACCTGTAAGTTATCAACCTCTGTAAAATTATCCATTACATTTCGCATAAAAGCAAGTGTTTAACTTGTTCTATTCTTCTACATCGAGATCCCCTACTGTTctataataaaacaaacagtTAATACGAATCACACAAACCTGTTCATAGATCTGGATCGCTTTGTCGTAATTCTCAAGTTGAGCGGCATATTGTGCTACCTTGAGCAAACACTTATTTGCAGAAGAGTTACTTTCTTCACCCCGGAAATAGTCGGCTGCCTGTTCGTAGTGGTTTACTGCTCTATCAAGGTCGACAGACTCGCTCTCATACATCTCTGCTATACTTTGATGGTGCTTAGCAGCCATTGTGAACCGTCCCATGTCCGTGTATATCTCTATTGCTTTTAGAAGACAGCTAACCGCCTCTACAATATTCAGAAGAAAAACGTCAAATAAGCAAGACATTCTTAATGATTGCAATTCAAGAAAGTTCAACccatattacatgaaaaaaaatcataccaTTTGGATCCGACTTTTTATAACAGTTGGCAGCATCTACGTAGTTCGTTGCAGCATCATGTCTGCTACCAGCTTTGCCATGAAGATTAGCTGCTTCGCAGAATGCATTCCCTGCAGCTCCCCacttttttgccattttgaaCATATTTGCTGCACGCTGATAGCATTCTACTGCTTCTTCTACTTTCGATGATCCTCTGCGGAGTAATGagcattttttttagatatttgATATGAATTACACAGTGATTATACTGCAGTTTGTAATTACCACTTtagattattaataatatcaatttaattCTGTGGGAATTTTTATGCACGCAAAATTGGAATCGGTTCATCGGATAGATGAACAAGGTTTCCCCTAATACCACATAAGCTAGATATGGgctgaaattatttaatatgaatatcttgtgcctgaaatttggaaacatCATTGGAACAAACTATATCTTCAGTATTGCTTGCTCATATTTCAAAGCTTCATGCCAAAATTGACGTAACTGTGATCTTTAAATTTATCTATATCAATTATATGATACCATTATTATGATAGAcataatgtgttttttgagaatCTTTCCTGTCATCAGTTGGAAAATAACATCAATTTTGTCATGGATAAGCAAATACCTCATTCATCGAAGGAATGATTTTTCTGTTTGAAAAGTAACAtatatttgtgaattttttatgatatttaaaatatcGTAGAAGATAATTCTCAGATATTTGTTatctattttataaaaaatcgttaagAATTTGTAGTAAACTGAGATATCTTTAGCACTTTAATTAATCATGTTGCATAACATTTTATCAACACTTGTGAAACCATTTAAACGAAGTTTAAATCTCagcaatgaattattttggaaCGAACATCTTTCCTTAATTGTATCAAAAAGTAATCACCTAAATAGCTTGCtcagtgaataaataattttatattcctATTTGCATTTCGATAACTTGCACTGCAAGTAATAcacatacaaaaataattaggaGAATAGAAGttcataataaataaatttaatggaTAGTCtttacagaaataaatttgatcCAAAACTCTAAGCTTTCCAAGCATTGACTGAAGTCCACGTGTCACAAGGAAGCATTCTGAATATACAAAGAAACAAAGCTCAATAATCAGTATACCACATCATGTTATTGTGAAGTCAAGATCTGAAGAGAATATGACTAATTCTCAGAATACGTTTTGTAGTTGCTTCAGTTTTCATTCGATTAACATAAAAGAACAAGATAACGGATGATAAATTTACAAGCACTCGTGATCCTATTTACACAATATACTTGTACAATTGTACAGAACATATGACATACAATGACAATTCGGCAAATTATTGTTTGAACTTCAATCATGTGTGTAAATTTTAGATTGTCATGTGTACCTTATCACTCAACCATTGAACAGACTGACTGCAAATTGATGTGTAAATTTGAAAGGTTTGTTATGCCCTAAGAACTGATTGTGTGATTGAAGGAAAATTGTTAGACCTGGAAGTAGTGCCTAAATGTAGTAACGAAGGGGCCGAATGCGtgtacattaaaaaattagtaattatattttaatatcaaaCTCGCAAAGATGTGAAATTGGTGAACCCTCGTGACTCATACGATGAATTTTAAGTAATAGTGACATACGTGAAAATATACCGAAATTATATGTCACCATGAGGAATAGGGTCGCGTATGCAAATCAGTGAGGAGCTCGACAAATTGCGACGTACGTATCAATAAATTCGTCCATCCTTCCAGTCTGTCATTTTTCTGACAAATCAATATCAACTCACCCAAAAAGAGATCCAAAGAAACCTTTGGaggatgttaattttttttctgcctcaGCCATGAGCTGTATGGCTTTCTGCTCATTGTCACCCATGATGATGAATACTTTTTAAAACAATTCGCTATTTCTCTATTATACTGTCACTTGCTTTATTGACAAAATCCATTCACTGTACGCCACCAGTGAGCTCTGACCTGCTCTGACGTCAACATGAAGGAAACATCCACCCTATTCATTTTCACATATTTCCACTGTGAAAAGACAGGGGGGGTGGCCGTCCGCCAATCATGTTCGTCTATCTATGCAAAACACGCAAAACCAGACACTGCGCCAGATATTGAGGTTAGGTTGACACAGTGTTCTGTACATGTTCTTTTTCGATATGGGATGAACGCTATCTTCATTTATATGGCAAAATTAAATGCCCAAACTTATATAAATCTATGTTTCATCATCAAACTTGATACCCAAAAGTCGAATATTGCCATTATTTTCCATAAATAGCTTTTCATGACTAGACAGTGGTGCAGCTATCTGGCGGTAGAATTTGACACTATCCCACTCAAGCTGACTGAAAAACGttttatttgatataaaattttttaaatggtttTATAGCTGTTTAGTTGCCTAACCCTCTAAAATTtcgtaatatttaatttactaGATGGGGCTACGAAATATTTTACGGCAAGAATCACAAATTAGCATCAACCACAACAGCCTTCGTATTCGTGTCTACCTTGTTCGCAGAGTCGTCTGTCTATTCGTTGGCCATTGACCATTAGTCCCGGTTGCTGCTTGTATCCTTTTTGCAGTAGAGTTTCTCTGGATTAGGTCGTCCCTGCTTTTCCTAGCTAACTTTCTGCCAAATTTCTGGGTAAGTGTCTGCGACGATTGTTTTTAACAAAAGAAGACTTAAATTGCAATAGTAGTGTGATTTAATCACTATCCAAGGCGTTTATTGTCGTTGACAGATGCACAATCATGCGATATTATTTCCACATATC
The genomic region above belongs to Diprion similis isolate iyDipSimi1 chromosome 8, iyDipSimi1.1, whole genome shotgun sequence and contains:
- the LOC124408486 gene encoding conserved oligomeric Golgi complex subunit 2; translated protein: MPETPEDFMLPKAPKDLSFKENDFNANNFNVDAFLQEHRKKASLETMRDDLGVYLKVLRSAMIELINKDYADFVNLSSNLIGLDKAINNLQVPLGQLREEVMQVRQTLDDMINEVTSTLNERCNIRERKQSLQSLAHVHDSITKLSNILVKKSTANSKDKEQIKLDSDLLERAATEFNQLKFHISRCKTDLTEARIKTCNEIGQSLMSNLDEMFISSIKKKQPELLIRCLRIYVTLDKVSDTEDLLRRKLIAPLVGNIINEITLQSEPQGLRGIYQRLLSIFDEDLAQLLAITLYPDRMSVKGFNFIVNSFWPEVEERIELHLSLIFAPGNPELFHRRYLETVEFLTKLEEACCTPETLSELKGHSLYHRFLGKWNLPVYFQIRFQELAGNVEAVLYEDISPSMLKENVSAITSNEFTLHPTNVVWESLMKTWADGIYLPKLLQRFWKLSLQIISRYQTWCKVAVTQSWPDAAKSTASNIIETAHPPRLQFLVFLYTDVEKLMKNIPSLLEVVCSKISSANSPLKTLLEDCSAESEKNLQSTLPLITDEIVKELMSQSAIHLKQVNDIPRLFRRTNREVPTKPCTYVSHVIEPLANFYMEYNSAIPSLVTKLLESTVSLVSEQYLLSVTDVLTSVQKTEESLRRLKKIRDKSTGMSSSEGKGIGDDEKIRIQLEIDVQSFYQMIGNLGIIGTNVSNLKQLLQVVQEALKSRNEAR
- the LOC124408494 gene encoding alpha-soluble NSF attachment protein isoform X1, with protein sequence MGDNEQKAIQLMAEAEKKLTSSKGFFGSLFGGSSKVEEAVECYQRAANMFKMAKKWGAAGNAFCEAANLHGKAGSRHDAATNYVDAANCYKKSDPNEAVSCLLKAIEIYTDMGRFTMAAKHHQSIAEMYESESVDLDRAVNHYEQAADYFRGEESNSSANKCLLKVAQYAAQLENYDKAIQIYEQVASSSLESSLLKYSAKEYFFRAALCHLCVDVLNAQHAIERYQEQYPAFQDSREYKLIKTLIEHLEEQNLEGYTEAVKEYDSISRLDSWYTTILLRIKKQVNDNPDLR
- the LOC124408494 gene encoding alpha-soluble NSF attachment protein isoform X2: MDEFIDTGSSKVEEAVECYQRAANMFKMAKKWGAAGNAFCEAANLHGKAGSRHDAATNYVDAANCYKKSDPNEAVSCLLKAIEIYTDMGRFTMAAKHHQSIAEMYESESVDLDRAVNHYEQAADYFRGEESNSSANKCLLKVAQYAAQLENYDKAIQIYEQVASSSLESSLLKYSAKEYFFRAALCHLCVDVLNAQHAIERYQEQYPAFQDSREYKLIKTLIEHLEEQNLEGYTEAVKEYDSISRLDSWYTTILLRIKKQVNDNPDLR